From uncultured Roseateles sp., the proteins below share one genomic window:
- a CDS encoding TRAP transporter small permease subunit, with product MTPLIKLSNLIDGLTRFVGRWVIWLILASTLISAINAVVRKTFNYSSNAFLEVQWYLFAASFLLAAGYTLLNNEHVRIDVVVSRFSKRVQTWLDVFGFTVFLLPMCITVLYLGIPFFLQGFHSNEMSSNAGGLILWPVYALMPLGFGLLLLQGISELIKRIAFLMGLIDDPTKKAETKTAEEELAEAIRQLAEKSKA from the coding sequence GTGACCCCTCTGATCAAACTTTCCAACCTCATCGACGGGCTGACCCGCTTCGTCGGTCGCTGGGTGATCTGGCTGATTTTGGCCTCCACCCTCATCAGTGCCATCAATGCGGTGGTGCGCAAGACCTTCAACTACAGCTCGAATGCCTTTCTGGAGGTGCAGTGGTATTTGTTCGCCGCCTCCTTCCTGCTTGCGGCCGGCTACACCCTGCTGAACAACGAGCATGTGCGCATCGATGTGGTGGTGTCGCGCTTCTCCAAACGCGTGCAGACCTGGCTCGACGTGTTCGGCTTCACCGTGTTTCTGCTGCCTATGTGCATCACGGTGCTGTACCTGGGCATACCGTTCTTTCTGCAGGGCTTCCACTCGAACGAGATGTCATCGAATGCGGGCGGGCTGATCCTGTGGCCTGTCTACGCGCTGATGCCGCTGGGCTTCGGCCTGCTGCTGCTGCAGGGGATCAGCGAGCTGATCAAGCGCATCGCTTTCCTGATGGGCCTGATCGACGACCCGACCAAAAAGGCCGAGACCAAGACGGCCGAAGAAGAACTGGCCGAGGCGATCCGCCAGCTGGCTGAAAAGTCGAAAGCCTGA
- a CDS encoding TRAP transporter large permease subunit, with the protein MEFFTSNLAPIMFAGLIVFLLMGFPVAFSLGACGLFFGFIGIELGVLPASLMQALPLRIFGIMRNDTLLAIPFFTLMGLILERSGMAEDLLDTIGQLFGPIRGGLAFAVIFVGALLAATTGVVAASVISMGLISLPIMLRYGYDRRIASGVIAASGTLAQIIPPSLVLIILADQLGRSVGDMYKGAFIPGFALTGFYALFIIGVAIFRPKWVPALPLEARTIREDDGKSGLLSLLLLTIASTAIAIYFGEHYADVLSWWKGEKVESVATDETIVVSLCAGVMLAFLIAVVNKVTRLNLLSKMAERVTFVLIPPLLLIFLVLGTIFLGIATPTEGGAMGATGALIMALARGRLSFALVKQALNVTTKLSCFVVFILVGSTVFSLVFQGVDGPRWVEHLLGNLPGGQLGFLIVVNIMIFFLAFFLDFFELSFIVVPLLAPVAEKLGIDLIWFGVLLGVNMQTSFMHPPFGFALFYLRSVAPNKEYTDKLTKKLIPPVTTMQIYWGAVPFVLIQIVMVALIIIFPGIVSSGLDKKEVYDMEKVQREMEANMPAPDQSTPLAAPEAGASEAEGAASDAAKTEDDPMKALQDSMAAPKK; encoded by the coding sequence ATGGAATTCTTCACCTCCAACCTCGCCCCCATCATGTTCGCGGGGCTGATCGTGTTCCTGCTGATGGGCTTCCCGGTGGCGTTCAGCCTCGGCGCCTGCGGCCTGTTCTTCGGTTTCATCGGCATCGAGCTGGGCGTGCTGCCAGCCTCGCTGATGCAGGCCCTGCCCTTGCGCATTTTCGGCATCATGCGCAACGACACCCTGCTGGCAATTCCGTTCTTCACCCTGATGGGGCTGATACTCGAACGCTCGGGTATGGCCGAGGATCTGCTCGACACGATAGGCCAGTTGTTTGGACCGATCCGCGGCGGCCTGGCCTTCGCGGTGATCTTCGTCGGCGCGCTGCTGGCGGCCACCACCGGCGTCGTTGCGGCCTCGGTGATCTCGATGGGCCTGATCTCGCTGCCCATCATGCTGCGTTACGGCTATGACAGGCGCATCGCTTCTGGCGTGATCGCCGCCTCGGGCACGCTGGCGCAGATCATTCCGCCCTCGCTGGTGCTGATCATCCTGGCCGACCAGCTGGGCCGCAGCGTCGGTGACATGTACAAGGGCGCCTTCATACCCGGCTTCGCGCTGACCGGCTTTTATGCGCTGTTCATCATCGGCGTGGCGATCTTCCGGCCCAAGTGGGTGCCGGCCCTGCCGCTGGAAGCACGCACGATACGCGAGGACGATGGCAAGAGCGGCCTGCTGTCGCTGTTGCTGCTGACGATCGCCTCCACCGCCATCGCCATCTATTTCGGTGAGCACTATGCCGATGTGCTGAGCTGGTGGAAGGGCGAGAAGGTCGAGTCTGTCGCCACCGACGAAACCATCGTCGTGTCGCTGTGCGCCGGCGTGATGCTGGCCTTCCTGATTGCCGTCGTCAACAAGGTCACGCGCCTGAATCTGCTGTCGAAGATGGCCGAGCGGGTGACCTTTGTGCTGATCCCGCCGCTGCTGCTGATCTTCCTGGTGCTGGGCACGATCTTCCTGGGCATTGCGACGCCGACCGAGGGCGGCGCGATGGGCGCCACCGGTGCACTGATCATGGCGCTGGCCCGTGGCCGCCTGAGCTTTGCCCTGGTCAAGCAGGCTTTGAATGTGACCACCAAGCTGTCGTGCTTCGTGGTCTTCATCCTGGTCGGCTCCACCGTGTTCAGCCTGGTGTTTCAGGGCGTGGACGGCCCGCGCTGGGTCGAGCATCTGCTGGGCAATCTGCCCGGTGGCCAGCTGGGCTTCCTGATCGTGGTCAACATCATGATCTTCTTCCTCGCCTTCTTCCTGGACTTCTTCGAGCTGTCCTTCATCGTCGTGCCCTTGCTGGCGCCGGTGGCGGAGAAGCTGGGCATAGACCTGATCTGGTTCGGCGTGCTGCTGGGCGTGAACATGCAGACCTCGTTCATGCACCCGCCTTTCGGTTTCGCGTTGTTCTATCTGCGCAGCGTGGCACCGAACAAGGAGTACACCGACAAGCTGACGAAGAAGCTGATCCCGCCGGTGACGACGATGCAGATCTACTGGGGCGCCGTGCCCTTTGTGCTGATCCAGATCGTGATGGTGGCGCTGATCATCATCTTCCCGGGCATCGTCTCCAGCGGCCTCGACAAGAAGGAGGTCTACGACATGGAGAAGGTGCAGCGCGAGATGGAGGCCAATATGCCGGCCCCCGATCAGAGCACGCCGCTGGCCGCGC